The sequence GACGAGTTCCGCGCCGAGTGCGCCCTGCCGGATCCGCACGCCCACGGCGGCGCGCGCGTCCGGAAGTCCATCTCGCTGTTCGGCCGCGAGGCGACGACGATCATGCCGGCGCTCGTCATCGGATCCCTGCTCGCGGGCCTGATCCAGGTCGCGGTGCCGCGCGAGGTGCTCGTGACGCTCGGCGGCAGCCCGATCCTCTCCGTCCTCGCGCTGATGCTGCTGGCGTTCGTCGTCTCGGTCTGCTCCAACGTGGACGCGTTCTTCGTGCTCTCGTTCGGATCCGTGTTCCTTCCCGGCGGCATCGTCGCCTTCCTGGTGTTCGGGCCGGTCATCGACGTGAAGATGCTCGCGCTCATGCGCACCACCTACTCGACCCGCACGCTCGTGATGATCACCTCGGTCGTCGCGCTGATCAGCCTCGCGCTGGGATGGGGTGTCAATGCGATCGCCTGAGGACCGGACCCGCCACGACCGGCAGTCCGCCGACCCGACCGCCGACCGGCCCACCGCCCTCCGCCGGAGCCGCGCGCGCCGCCGTCGCGCCGCGGGCGGCCATGCCTCCTCCACGGTGGGCCTCGTCCTGCTCGCAGCCTGCGTCGTCTCGACGCTCTGGCTGACGATCACCGGGCAGCTGGGCCTCTACATCCACCCGCGCTACTTCGTCTTCACCGGGATCATGGCGGTCGTCGGCCTCGTCGCGACCGTCGCCGGCTTCGCGCTGCGCCCCGCCGACGCCGCGGAGGAGCACGACCACGACCACGGATCCGCCGCCCTCGGCGACCTCGCGGCCGCGCCCGCCGCGGCCGGCCGCGCCTCCCTCCGCGCCCGCGCCTCCCGCGTGGCCGTCGCCGCGGTCGTCACCGTCACCGTGGTGGCCGTCCTCGTGCTCCCGCCGCGCACGCTCACCACCAGCACGGTCACGCAGCGCGCCCTCAACTCGAGCACGGTCGCCTCCGACGCCGCGCCCGACCAGGAGCTCCTCGGCACGAGCGACTTCTCGACCCTGGGCGTCAAGGACTGGTCGCAGCTGCTCGCGCAGACCACGGATCCCACCTTCTTCACCTCCAAGTCGGTGGACATCACGGGCTTCGTGAGCGCCGACCCCGACGACCCGGAGGACGTCTTCTACGTGACCCGCTTCGTCGTCACCTGCTGCGCGGTCGACGCGCAGCCCGTGGGCGTTCCCGTCTACCAGCCCGGCTGGGCCAGCACGCTGCAGAAGGACGAGTGGGTGCGGGTGACGGGGCCGTTCGCCTCGAACCCGAGCGCGAAGAGCCGGCAGCCGCTCGCCGTCATGCCGCAGGACGTGACGAAGGTCGACCAGCCCGCCGACCCCTACGTCTACTGAGCCGCCCGTGACCGACGCCGCCGCCTTCCGCCGGGCGTTCACCGCCGTGATCATGGTGCTCGCGCTCGTCTGCGGCGTCCTGCTCGTGATCGCCGGCAGCCAGGGTCCTCGGCTGGTGCGCACCGACGTGGATCCGCTCGCCGTCGTGCAGCAGTCCCGCCAGCGGCTGGTGCTCGCGGCGAACCGGCCGCTCCAGCCCGTCGACGCGTCGCGCATCCGGATGGAGCCCGGCGCCGACTTCACCGTCGACACGCAGGCCGACCGCATCATCCTCGACTTCGCGCGCCCGCTCGCCTACGACGCCGACTACACGGTGTCGATCGACGGCGTGCAGGGCGTCGGCGGCGGCCCCGCGTCCGACCTCCGCACGGGGTTCCGCACGGGCGACCCCGGAATGTTCGTGCTCGTCCGCGGCGGCGAGCAGCAGGCCGACCGGATCGTGCGGCAGAGCGTCGCGGGCACCGGCGACGGCGCGAGCGACGTGGTCTTCCAGGCCACGAAGATCCAGGAGTACGCGGTCGTCGGCGACTCGCTCGTCGTGGCGACCCTCCAGGACGACGGCACGAACGCCCTGGTCATCGCGGCGCTCGACGGATCCGGCCAGGTCGACCTGCCGCTCCCCGGCCGCGGCACGCTGCAGGACCTGCACGCGGCGGACACGGGCACCACGGTCGGCTTCCGCTTCACGAGCGCGGACGGCGGCCCCTACGACGACACGCTCATGGTCGACGACGTGGGCGCCGGCGCCGCCCCGACGCCCGTGCTGGGGCTCGACGGACGGGAGCTCAGCGTCCAGGCGTGGGGCTTCGTGCCCGGCCGACCGCAGCTGGTGGCGCATGGGCAGGACGGCGACCTCTACCTGATCACGGTCGACGGATCCACGCCCATCGTCCCGCTCGGCCGCCACGGCACGCTCGGCCCGTTCTCCGCGGACGGCACGCGGCTCGCGGTCACGGACCCGGGCTCGACGACCGAGATCGACCTCACGACCGCGCAGCAGACGACCCTGCCGACCGAGACCGGCGGCGCCGACCTGCAGTACGACGGCGCGATCTCGTTCGTGCCCGGCGACGACGGCGCGGTGCTCCGCGTGCGCACGGCGCTGGACGCCGCCACCGGCAGGGCCAGCCAGCGCCTCGTCGTGGTGCGCGACGGCCGGGCGAGCGACGTGTACGTGCCCGCGGATCCGTCGACGCGCATCACGGGCCTCTCCGTCACCCCGAACGGCCGCTTCGCGCTGCTGGAGACGGTGCCGGATCCCGCGCGCGGCGCGAGCGACGACTACCCGCGGAACCCCCGCGACACGACCGTGACCACCCTGCTCGTCGAGCTCGCCACGGGCACGGTGACCCGCAGCGTCGCCGGCTTCGAGGTCACGATCGGCTGATCCGCCGGGGCCTGCCGCCCGCCCCCGGACGCGCCGACGGCCCCGGCTCCCGAAGAGCGAGACGAGGCCGTCGATGCGTTCCGCTGTGATCGCAGGTGGTGCGTCCCGGCTGTGCCGGGTGGGTGCTACTTGGTGTTGACGGTGATCTTGGCGATGCCGACGACGAGCTGGTCGGTGACGGCGTCGGTGCCGAAGGTGCTGTTCAGCAGGGCGGCGGCGTCGGGGCTGACCTTGACGGTGGTGCCCTCGAGGACGGCGTTGTCGCCCTCCATCTGGAGGGGCTTCAGGGTCGTGCCGTCGAGGTTGAAGATGTAGACGTCCTTCATGACCTCGCCGTCGCCGACCTGGACCGAGCCGGTGAGGCGGCTGGTGCCGGGGTCGATGACGAAGTCGGTGAGCTTCACGACGGTGGAGCCGGCGGTGAGGCTGATGCCGGAGCCGGCGTGGTCGATCTCGCCCTGGACGTAGGGGCGGTAGGACTGCTCGGGGTCGAAGTACTTCACGTTGCCGCCGGTGATGGGGAACGCGAGGGTGCCGGTGGCGCCGTCGAGGGTCGCGCCGCCGATCACGCCGGGGGTGAGGCCGAGGGTGGTGAGGGCGCCGGTGAAGCCGCTGTCGAGGGTGACCTTGGTGTCGACGCCGGTCAGGGTCGGGATCGTCGCGAGGGGCGTGGGGTTGGCCTCGGTCGTCGCGGACGCGGACGGCGCGGCGGAGGAGGAGGACGAGGGGGTCTCGGCGGGCGTGGAGCACGCGGCGAGGCCGACGACGAGGAAGCCGGCGGTGGCGAGGCCGAAGACGGACTTGGTGAGGTTGCGCATGGTTGTTCCTTCGCTGTGTGGGCTGGGATCCGCCCGGTTCCCCGGGCGACACAGGGACTTCGGCGCCGTCGCGGAACGGGTTGGGGGCGGTTCTCCTTTCCCAGGTGAACGCCAGGTTCGGCGCGCACAGCCCCGTGGACATGCGGATCGACGCCGACGGGCACGACGCCCGCTGTTGACTTCCGATAGTCGCCGATATATCGTCGCTACATCGCGACAGCACGCCGCGATTCCCGACATCCCCCGACCGGAAGGAGCGCACCATGCGCACCTACGACCACGACGACCACCTGCCGTCCTCCCACGACGGATCCCCCGCCGACCGCCACGAGCCCCGCATGCAGCACCACGGCGGCTTCCACCCGCGCATGATGCCGGGCCGCCCGCTCGCCCGCGGCTTCCGCCCCGGCGAGGGCGGCCCCGGCTTCCCCGGGTTCCCGGGCTTCCCCGGCATGGGCGGCTTCGGGCCCGGATTCGGCCCGGGCCGCGGACGCGGCGGACGGGGTCGCGCCCGCCGCGGCGACGTCCGCCTCGCGATCCTGTCCCTCCTCGCCGACGCGCCCTCCAACGGCTACGGCCTCATCACCGGCATCGCCGCGAAGACCGAGGGCGCCTGGCGGCCGAGCCCCGGATCCGTCTACCCCACGCTCCAGCAGCTCGTCGACGAGGACCTGATCGTCGCCGACGACTCCGGCTCGAAGAGCGTCTACTCCCTCACCGATGCGGGCCGCGCCCACGTCGAGGAGAACCAGGCGGAGATCGACGCCGCCTGGGCCGCCACCACCGACAAGTCCGAGGGCGAGGACGCGTTCCAGACGAGCCTCATGAAGCTGATGGGCGTGGTGAAGCCCCTCATGCACGACGCGACGGACGCGCAGCGCCAGGCCGCGGCGGCGAAGCTCGACGAGACGCGACGCGCGCTGTACGCGATCCTCGCCGACTGATCCGCGCCGGCCGCAGGGCCCCGGCACGACGACGGCCCCCGCATCTGCGGGGGCCGTCGTCGTGCGCGCGGGAGGATCAGCGGATCGCCGCTCCCGTGTCGAGGTCGTCGCCGGCCTCGAGGTCCGGGCCGTCGGACTCGGTGATGTCGATGCCGAGGCCGCCGTCGGCGTCGTCCGCCTCGACGGCGTCGTCCTCGAGCGGGACGACGCGCTCGGCGTCGATGGCCTCTCGCGCGTCGCGGTCGGCTGCCCCGACGAGCTCCTCCTCGTCGACGCCGGTGTCGTCCAGGTCGCGGTCGGCGGGATCGCGCGGGTTCTCGATGTCGCTCACGGTGCTCTCCTCTGCTGGTCGATGCGGCGCGTGCGCGCCGTCCTCCGACCGTACGCGCCCCGCCTCCGCGCGTGCTGGCCCGATCCCTCGGCGAGCGCGGGGACGCGGACCCGGACCCGGACCCGGGTCAGGCGACGCTGACGGTGATCCCGTGCCAGCCGGTCGCGCCGTCGGGAGCGGGCGGCGCCTCGTCCGAGGTCTGCGTCGCGCCCGTCGTGTCGGTCGCGCGCACCTCCACGCGATGGGATCCGCTCGTCGCGTCCCACGCGTACGACCACTGCCGCCACGTGTCCGTGCCCACGCCGTCGCCCAGCGTCGCCTCGACCCAGTCGCCCTCATCGACGCGCACCTCCACCCGCTCGATGCCGGTGTGCTGCGCCCACGCCATGCCCGCGACGGCCACGCGGCCGGCGTCCACGCGCATGCCCGAGCGCGGGGTGTCGATGCGCGAGCCGGTCTTGATGGGGCCGCGCTCGGTCCAGCCGCGGGTCGACCAGTAGGCGACGTCCTCGGCGAAGGTCGTGACCTTGAGCTCGGTGACCCACTTGGTGGCCGAGACGTAGCCGTAGAGGCCGGGCACGACCATCCGCACGGGGAAGCCGTGCTGCTGCGGGAGGGGCTCGCCGTTCATGCCGACCGCGAGGATCGCGGCGCGGTCCGGGTCGGTGAGCGCCTCGATCGGCGTGCTCGCCGTCCAGCCGTCCTGGCTCGTGGAGAGCACCATGTCGGCGCCCGCGGTGGGGCGGGCGCGCTCGAGCAGCAGCCGGATGGGGTAGCCGAGCCAGAGCGCGTTGCCGATGAGGTTCCCGCCGACCTCGTTGGAGACGCAGGTGAGGGTCGTCACGTGCTCCTCGAGCGGGAGGGCGAGCAGCTCGGCGAACGAGATCTCGACCTCCTCCTCGACCATGCCGGTGATCCGCAGGCGCCAGGCCGCGGCGTCGACCGACGGCACCTGGAGCGCGGTGTCGATGCGGTAGAAGGAGTCGGACGGCGTGACGAAGGGCGCGAGGCCGGGGATCCCCAGCTCGGCGGAGGCGGGGATCGCGGCGGCGGGCGAGGCCGCGCGCGGGAGCACGAGGGTGCGGCGGAAGTCGTCCACGCGGGCGGCGGCGGCGTTGACGCCGCGGGCGACGGATCCGGCGACGACCGACGCGACTCCCGCGACCACCGTCATGACGAGGAAGGTGCGGCGCTCCACGCGGGCACCGGCGCCGGGCGTGAGCGGGGCGCGCGCGGCCGGACGGGCGATGCCGCGCACGGGCTCGGCGGTCTGCGCGGCGAGCGACCGGGCGCGGTCGGCCGCGTCGCGCCAGTCGCGGAGGCGGTCGGCGCCGCGGTGGAGGATGAACGCGCCCGCGAGCATCCCGACCACCGTGGGGATCGCGGCGGCGCCCGTGGCCCCGGCGCGGGTGGTGGCCGCGAGCACGGCGATCCCGGCGAAGAGGGCCAGCACGACCACGCCGAGCGGGGGCCGGCGCACCTGCAGGATCCCGGCGACCGCGGCCGCGGCGAGCACCACGAGGCCGAGCACCACGAGGAGCGCCACCTTGTCGCCCGTGCCGAACAGGGCGATCACCGCGTCCTTGACGCCCGCGGGCACGAGGTCGATGACGAGCGCGCCGACCGCGAGCACCGGGCTCGCCGCGGGCGCGACGAAGGCCGCGGCGATCTCGGCGACGGCCAGCACGGCGAGCGCCGCCACCACCCCGAGGAACGCGGACCACCAGCGGAGGGCCGCGCGCGTCACGGACCGACCGGCTTGCTGTACGGGAGGATCACGTCGAAGCGGCAGCCGCCGTCGATGTTCTGGACGGTGACGTCGCCGTCGTGGGCGCGCACGATGCCGCGGACGATCGCGAGGCCGAGGCCCGCGCCGCCGCCGCCGGATGCGTAGCCGCCGTCGTGCGTGCCCTCGGCCTGCACCGCGTGATCCGGAAGGGTCGCCTCGACGGGCGCGGCCGGGAAGTCGGGGCCGAGCGCGGCCTTCTCGGTGGCGCTCTTGCCGTAGGCGCGCGGGGTGCGGGACCCGGTGGACCGCCAGCCCGCGTCGAACACGCGCGGCAGGTCGGCCTCCGGGATGCCGCCCGCGGTGTCCTCGACGGAGAGGACGGCGAGGTTGCCGGAGTCGCGGTGGGCGGAGATCACGATGCGGCCGCCCGGGAGCGACTGCTGGATGGCGTTCATGACGAGGTTGCCGACGACGCGGGAGAGCTCGCGCGGGTCGCCCTGCACCACGAGGTCGTCGTGCGCGGTCTCGCCGCGGAGGTCCACCTGGCGGGCCTGCGCCACGGGGCCGAGCTCCGCGACGGTGTCGCTCACGACGTCGTAGAGGGAGACGCGCTCGACGGCGAGCTCGAGGCTGCCGGAGTTGATCCGCGACAGCTCGAACAGGTCGTCGACCATGCCGTTGAGGCGGTTCGCCTGCACGCGGATCTGCCGGAAGTAGCGGTGCTCGTCGTCGACCATGCCGTCCTCGAGGGACTCCGCCATGGCGCGGATCCCCGCGAGCGGCGTGCGCAGGTCGTGCGACATCCACGCGATGAGCTCGCGGCGGCTGCGCTCCTGCGCCTCCATGCGGTCGCGGGCGTCGGCGAGGCGGCGGTTGGCGGCGCTGAGCTCGCGGGCGAGCTGCGCGAACTCGGTGCTGGTGGGGCGGCCGGGCTCGACGGCGGCCTCCTCGCCCATCGACGCGGCGTAGCGGCCGAGCTCGCGGCTGCCGCGCACGAGCGTCATGCCGAGCATCGCCGCCATCACGAGGGAGACCAGCGCGGAGACGGCCGCGACCGAGAGGAACGCGGTGAGGCCGGCGTCGTCGACGAGCATGCTCGCGGTGACGGCGACCATGCCGCCCACGACCGAGAGCACCGCGGCGAGCGCGACCACGCAGATCTGGAGCACGAGCGACCGGCGGCGGAGCAGGCGCAGCAGGACGCTGGCGCCGAGGCCGACGACCGCGGCGCAGACGAGCGCCGTCAGCACGACGACGAGGAACTCGTCGGCGCTCACGCGTCGTCGCCGGCGGGAGGGGCGGGCGCGGCGGGCGTCGCGGGCACGTCGGGCGTCGCGGCGTCGGGGTCGAAGCGGTAGCCGACGCCCCACACGGTGCCGAGGAGCACGGGGTGCGCGGGATCCGCCTCGATCTTCTCCCGCAGGCGCCGCACGTGCACGGTCACGGTGGAGAGGTCGCCGATCTCCCAGCCCCACACGGAGCGGAGCAGATCGTCGCGGCCGAAGACGCGGCGCGGGTTCCGCAGCAGGAAGGCGAGGAGGTCGAACTCGCGCGAGGTGAGGGACAGCATCACGCCGGCCTGGTGGATCTCGCGCGCGCCGAGGTCGAGCACGAACGGGCCGGCGACGAACGCGGGCTCCGGCTGGGGCTCCGGGACGGTGCGGCGGAGGACGGCGCGGACGCGGAGCACGAGCTCGCGCGGGGAGAACGGCTTGGCGAGGTAGTCGTCGGCGCCGGCGTCGAGGCCGTTGACGCGGTCCTCGCCCTGGCCGAGCGCGGTGAGCATCACGACGGGGACGGGCGAGTCGGGGTGGTGGGCGCGGATCCGCCGGCACACCTCGAGGCCGTCGAGGCCGGGCAGCATGCGGTCGAGCACCACGAGGTCGGGCATGCGCTCGGTGGCGACGCGCACGGCCTCGAGGCCGTCGGCGACCGTCTCCACCTGGAAGCCGGAGGCCTTGAGGTAGCGGCACACGACCTCGTTGACCGTGGGGTCGTCCTCGACCACGAGGATGCGGCGGCCGCGCAGCGGATCCGGCCGCGACGGGTCGGGCCGCGCGGGCTCGGGGCGCCCGGCGTCGGCGCGCGCGGGATCGGTTGCGGGGCTCACCCGGCCAGACTATGCGCCGGTCCCTGGGGCGGGACCCGGGGTGGCCGCCTTGCGAGGGAGCCGTCACCCCTCGGGCCGCGCGGAGCCCGCCGTCGGCCCGGCCTCCTAGGCTCGACGGATGATGAGCGCGCTCGTGGACGTGGTCCTGCCCTGCCTGGACGAGGAGGAGGCCCTGCCCTGGGTGCTCGGCCGCCTGCCCGAGGGGTACCGCGCGATCGTCGTCGACAACGGATCCACCGACCGCTCCGCCGAGGTCGCCCGGGAGCACGGCGCGCTGGTCGTCACGGAGTCCCGCCGCGGGTTCGGCGCCGCCGCGCACGCCGGGCTCGAGGCCGCGACCGCGCCGCTCGTGGCGTTCTGCGACGCCGACGCGTCGATGGATCCGGCGATGCTGCCGCGCGTCGTCGACCCCGTGCGCCACGGCGAGCGCGACCTCGTGCTGGGTCGCCGCGTCCCGTCGGCGCGCGGCGCGTGGCCGCTGCACGCGCGGATCGCGAACCTCGAGCTGGCCCGGCGGCTGCGCCGGATCACCGGCGTCCCGCTGCACGACCTCGGCCCGATGCGGTGCGGGCGGCGCACCGAGCTGCTGGATCTGGGCATCCTCGACCGGCGCAGCGGCTATCCGTTGGAGATGCTGCTGCGCGCATCGGCCGCCGGGTGGAGCATCCTGGAGGTGGAGATGCCGTACGCACCGCGCGTGGGGCGGTCCAAGGTGACCGGCACCGTGCGCGGGACCGTCACGGCCGTGCGCGACATGTCGCGCGTGCTGGCCGAGGCGCGACAGGCGGCGGCCGGTGCCGACCGCACCCCGGGAGGATCCGCGTGACCGCCGTCGTCGTCATCGCCAAGGAGTGCATCCCGGGCCGCGTCAAGACGCGCCTGCACCCGCCGTTCACTCTCGAGGAGGCGGCCGAGCTCGCCTCCGCCGCCCTCGCTGACACGCTCGCGGCCGTCGACGACGCCGCCCCCGCGCGCCGCGTGCTCCTCTTCGACGGCGCGAACCCGCCCGCGGAGGCCGACGGCTACGACGTGCTCCCGCAGGTCGCGGGCGACCTCGACGAGCGCCTCGCCGCCATGTTCGACGCGCTCGACGGCCCCGTCCTCCTCGTCGGCATGGACACGCCGCAGCTCACCGCCGACCTGATCCGTCCCGTGCTCGACTCGTGGGCCGACGGCGCGCGCGGGCCCGACGCCTGGTTCGGCCCCGCCAACGACGGCGG is a genomic window of Clavibacter capsici containing:
- a CDS encoding TIGR03943 family putative permease subunit, with protein sequence MRSPEDRTRHDRQSADPTADRPTALRRSRARRRRAAGGHASSTVGLVLLAACVVSTLWLTITGQLGLYIHPRYFVFTGIMAVVGLVATVAGFALRPADAAEEHDHDHGSAALGDLAAAPAAAGRASLRARASRVAVAAVVTVTVVAVLVLPPRTLTTSTVTQRALNSSTVASDAAPDQELLGTSDFSTLGVKDWSQLLAQTTDPTFFTSKSVDITGFVSADPDDPEDVFYVTRFVVTCCAVDAQPVGVPVYQPGWASTLQKDEWVRVTGPFASNPSAKSRQPLAVMPQDVTKVDQPADPYVY
- a CDS encoding PadR family transcriptional regulator, translating into MRTYDHDDHLPSSHDGSPADRHEPRMQHHGGFHPRMMPGRPLARGFRPGEGGPGFPGFPGFPGMGGFGPGFGPGRGRGGRGRARRGDVRLAILSLLADAPSNGYGLITGIAAKTEGAWRPSPGSVYPTLQQLVDEDLIVADDSGSKSVYSLTDAGRAHVEENQAEIDAAWAATTDKSEGEDAFQTSLMKLMGVVKPLMHDATDAQRQAAAAKLDETRRALYAILAD
- a CDS encoding molybdopterin-dependent oxidoreductase; its protein translation is MTRAALRWWSAFLGVVAALAVLAVAEIAAAFVAPAASPVLAVGALVIDLVPAGVKDAVIALFGTGDKVALLVVLGLVVLAAAAVAGILQVRRPPLGVVVLALFAGIAVLAATTRAGATGAAAIPTVVGMLAGAFILHRGADRLRDWRDAADRARSLAAQTAEPVRGIARPAARAPLTPGAGARVERRTFLVMTVVAGVASVVAGSVARGVNAAAARVDDFRRTLVLPRAASPAAAIPASAELGIPGLAPFVTPSDSFYRIDTALQVPSVDAAAWRLRITGMVEEEVEISFAELLALPLEEHVTTLTCVSNEVGGNLIGNALWLGYPIRLLLERARPTAGADMVLSTSQDGWTASTPIEALTDPDRAAILAVGMNGEPLPQQHGFPVRMVVPGLYGYVSATKWVTELKVTTFAEDVAYWSTRGWTERGPIKTGSRIDTPRSGMRVDAGRVAVAGMAWAQHTGIERVEVRVDEGDWVEATLGDGVGTDTWRQWSYAWDATSGSHRVEVRATDTTGATQTSDEAPPAPDGATGWHGITVSVA
- a CDS encoding sensor histidine kinase, yielding MSADEFLVVVLTALVCAAVVGLGASVLLRLLRRRSLVLQICVVALAAVLSVVGGMVAVTASMLVDDAGLTAFLSVAAVSALVSLVMAAMLGMTLVRGSRELGRYAASMGEEAAVEPGRPTSTEFAQLARELSAANRRLADARDRMEAQERSRRELIAWMSHDLRTPLAGIRAMAESLEDGMVDDEHRYFRQIRVQANRLNGMVDDLFELSRINSGSLELAVERVSLYDVVSDTVAELGPVAQARQVDLRGETAHDDLVVQGDPRELSRVVGNLVMNAIQQSLPGGRIVISAHRDSGNLAVLSVEDTAGGIPEADLPRVFDAGWRSTGSRTPRAYGKSATEKAALGPDFPAAPVEATLPDHAVQAEGTHDGGYASGGGGAGLGLAIVRGIVRAHDGDVTVQNIDGGCRFDVILPYSKPVGP
- a CDS encoding response regulator transcription factor is translated as MSPATDPARADAGRPEPARPDPSRPDPLRGRRILVVEDDPTVNEVVCRYLKASGFQVETVADGLEAVRVATERMPDLVVLDRMLPGLDGLEVCRRIRAHHPDSPVPVVMLTALGQGEDRVNGLDAGADDYLAKPFSPRELVLRVRAVLRRTVPEPQPEPAFVAGPFVLDLGAREIHQAGVMLSLTSREFDLLAFLLRNPRRVFGRDDLLRSVWGWEIGDLSTVTVHVRRLREKIEADPAHPVLLGTVWGVGYRFDPDAATPDVPATPAAPAPPAGDDA
- a CDS encoding glycosyltransferase family 2 protein; translation: MMSALVDVVLPCLDEEEALPWVLGRLPEGYRAIVVDNGSTDRSAEVAREHGALVVTESRRGFGAAAHAGLEAATAPLVAFCDADASMDPAMLPRVVDPVRHGERDLVLGRRVPSARGAWPLHARIANLELARRLRRITGVPLHDLGPMRCGRRTELLDLGILDRRSGYPLEMLLRASAAGWSILEVEMPYAPRVGRSKVTGTVRGTVTAVRDMSRVLAEARQAAAGADRTPGGSA
- a CDS encoding TIGR04282 family arsenosugar biosynthesis glycosyltransferase, producing MTAVVVIAKECIPGRVKTRLHPPFTLEEAAELASAALADTLAAVDDAAPARRVLLFDGANPPAEADGYDVLPQVAGDLDERLAAMFDALDGPVLLVGMDTPQLTADLIRPVLDSWADGARGPDAWFGPANDGGFWALGLRDPDGGLVRGVPMSRDDTGAVQLSRLIDAGLDVAMLPELTDVDTVDDAREAAAAAPAHRFAAALRTLMTAAETRSATAPSAAPQRDPA